A part of Penaeus vannamei isolate JL-2024 chromosome 1, ASM4276789v1, whole genome shotgun sequence genomic DNA contains:
- the LOC113823269 gene encoding uncharacterized protein isoform X2, with amino-acid sequence MSMNRMMKISLMLIVCVLVVTTLSAFVQRFGSSELPPWVFQAQMTALFFSLAFVAFSSACSLGSDLSKITSSAFERRNDVIMVDLLTNKIAVSFFYSACWVPILLYLASKQVIEMLEDFDAISPAGEVILRYHCAFLRHIPVTSVQTLALSALVLPKYRVGSTGSAVPEANGCWKAMIRLALCLPILSRLILYMFVLPEKTGFRHTVLIEDLPSSFLFCDVAIDEAYLEVARFEMFLTLLICLTYSALHLPRYLERVFPQLTQQLHQNASSEKGTSTEHRKTTDVVGSLALYWTVVATPLLLIHVQVSGHEEWTSCLTLPSHFLLLFATSLLLNGSDLIYAEVMEAKGQEEEEEDDAKPLWLLDEKGEEEVGREKGEKEKEGTRDVYPLWFHEQEIEK; translated from the exons atgtCAA TGAACAGGATGATGAAGATCTCCCTGATGTtgatcgtgtgtgtgttggttgtcaCGACGTTATCAGCTTTTGTACAGCGATTTGGTTCATCGG AACTGCCACCATGGGTCTTCCAAGCGCAGATGAcagctctcttcttctccctcgctttcgTCGCCTTCTCCAGCGCCTGCTCCTTGGGGTCGGATCTGAGCAAGATCACCTCGTCTGCCT TCGAGAGGAGGAATGACGTCATCATGGTCGACCTGCTAACTAATAAAATAGCGGTGAGCTTTTTTTACTCTGCTTGCTGGGTTCCCATTCTGCTGTATCTCGCTAGCAAGCAGGTCATCGAAATGCTGGAGGACTTTGACGCAA tctctcCTGCAGGTGAAGTCATCCTCAGATATCACTGTGCTTTCTTGAGGCACATCCCGGTGACCTCCGTTCAGACCCTCGCATTGTCCGCGCTCGTTTTGCCCAAATATAGAGTCGGATCCACGGGCTCAGCG GTCCCCGAGGCTAACGGCTGCTGGAAAGCGATGATAAGATTGGCCCTCTGCTTGCCTATATTATCTCGCTTGATTCTGTACATGTTTGTGTTGCCTGAGAAGACTGGCTTTCGACACACCGTCTTGATAGAAGACCTGCCCTCTTCTT TCCTGTTCTGTGACGTGGCGATCGACGAAGCGTACCTGGAGGTGGCCCGCTTTGAAATGTTCTTAACTCTGCTTATTTGCCTGACTTACTCGGCTCTCCACCTGCCTCGTTATCTCGAACGGGTCTTTCCTCAGCTCACTCAGCAACTGCATCAGAATG CGAGTAGCGAGAAAGGGACAAGCACCGAGCATCGCAAAACAACAGACGTGGTGGGATCCCTCGCCCTGTATTGGACGGTAGTTGCGACGCCCCTCCTCTTGATACACGTCCAGGTGTCGGGTCACGAG GAATGGACATCCTGCCTTACCCTTCCATCccacttcctgctcctcttcgccACGTCCCTCCTCCTCAACGGCAGTGACCTGATATACGCAGAGGTCATGGAGGCCAAAggtcaagaagaggaagaggaggacgacgccAAGCCCCTTTGGCTCCTggacgagaaaggagaggaggaagtgggaagagagaaaggagaaaaggagaaggagggaacgagagatgtGTATCCCCTTTGGTTTCATGAACAGGAAATCGAGAAAtga
- the LOC113823269 gene encoding uncharacterized protein isoform X3 has protein sequence MMKISLMLIVCVLVVTTLSAFVQRFGSSELPPWVFQAQMTALFFSLAFVAFSSACSLGSDLSKITSSAFERRNDVIMVDLLTNKIAVSFFYSACWVPILLYLASKQVIEMLEDFDAISPAGEVILRYHCAFLRHIPVTSVQTLALSALVLPKYRVGSTGSAVPEANGCWKAMIRLALCLPILSRLILYMFVLPEKTGFRHTVLIEDLPSSFLFCDVAIDEAYLEVARFEMFLTLLICLTYSALHLPRYLERVFPQLTQQLHQNGNSEKGTSTEHRKTTDVVGSLALYWTVVATPLLLIHVQVSGHEEWTSCLTLPSHFLLLFATSLLLNGSDLIYAEVMEAKGQEEEEEDDAKPLWLLDEKGEEEVGREKGEKEKEGTRDVYPLWFHEQEIEK, from the exons ATGATGAAGATCTCCCTGATGTtgatcgtgtgtgtgttggttgtcaCGACGTTATCAGCTTTTGTACAGCGATTTGGTTCATCGG AACTGCCACCATGGGTCTTCCAAGCGCAGATGAcagctctcttcttctccctcgctttcgTCGCCTTCTCCAGCGCCTGCTCCTTGGGGTCGGATCTGAGCAAGATCACCTCGTCTGCCT TCGAGAGGAGGAATGACGTCATCATGGTCGACCTGCTAACTAATAAAATAGCGGTGAGCTTTTTTTACTCTGCTTGCTGGGTTCCCATTCTGCTGTATCTCGCTAGCAAGCAGGTCATCGAAATGCTGGAGGACTTTGACGCAA tctctcCTGCAGGTGAAGTCATCCTCAGATATCACTGTGCTTTCTTGAGGCACATCCCGGTGACCTCCGTTCAGACCCTCGCATTGTCCGCGCTCGTTTTGCCCAAATATAGAGTCGGATCCACGGGCTCAGCG GTCCCCGAGGCTAACGGCTGCTGGAAAGCGATGATAAGATTGGCCCTCTGCTTGCCTATATTATCTCGCTTGATTCTGTACATGTTTGTGTTGCCTGAGAAGACTGGCTTTCGACACACCGTCTTGATAGAAGACCTGCCCTCTTCTT TCCTGTTCTGTGACGTGGCGATCGACGAAGCGTACCTGGAGGTGGCCCGCTTTGAAATGTTCTTAACTCTGCTTATTTGCCTGACTTACTCGGCTCTCCACCTGCCTCGTTATCTCGAACGGGTCTTTCCTCAGCTCACTCAGCAACTGCATCAGAATGGCAA TAGCGAGAAAGGGACAAGCACCGAGCATCGCAAAACAACAGACGTGGTGGGATCCCTCGCCCTGTATTGGACGGTAGTTGCGACGCCCCTCCTCTTGATACACGTCCAGGTGTCGGGTCACGAG GAATGGACATCCTGCCTTACCCTTCCATCccacttcctgctcctcttcgccACGTCCCTCCTCCTCAACGGCAGTGACCTGATATACGCAGAGGTCATGGAGGCCAAAggtcaagaagaggaagaggaggacgacgccAAGCCCCTTTGGCTCCTggacgagaaaggagaggaggaagtgggaagagagaaaggagaaaaggagaaggagggaacgagagatgtGTATCCCCTTTGGTTTCATGAACAGGAAATCGAGAAAtga
- the LOC113823269 gene encoding uncharacterized protein isoform X4, which produces MMKISLMLIVCVLVVTTLSAFVQRFGSSELPPWVFQAQMTALFFSLAFVAFSSACSLGSDLSKITSSAFERRNDVIMVDLLTNKIAVSFFYSACWVPILLYLASKQVIEMLEDFDAISPAGEVILRYHCAFLRHIPVTSVQTLALSALVLPKYRVGSTGSAVPEANGCWKAMIRLALCLPILSRLILYMFVLPEKTGFRHTVLIEDLPSSFLFCDVAIDEAYLEVARFEMFLTLLICLTYSALHLPRYLERVFPQLTQQLHQNASSEKGTSTEHRKTTDVVGSLALYWTVVATPLLLIHVQVSGHEEWTSCLTLPSHFLLLFATSLLLNGSDLIYAEVMEAKGQEEEEEDDAKPLWLLDEKGEEEVGREKGEKEKEGTRDVYPLWFHEQEIEK; this is translated from the exons ATGATGAAGATCTCCCTGATGTtgatcgtgtgtgtgttggttgtcaCGACGTTATCAGCTTTTGTACAGCGATTTGGTTCATCGG AACTGCCACCATGGGTCTTCCAAGCGCAGATGAcagctctcttcttctccctcgctttcgTCGCCTTCTCCAGCGCCTGCTCCTTGGGGTCGGATCTGAGCAAGATCACCTCGTCTGCCT TCGAGAGGAGGAATGACGTCATCATGGTCGACCTGCTAACTAATAAAATAGCGGTGAGCTTTTTTTACTCTGCTTGCTGGGTTCCCATTCTGCTGTATCTCGCTAGCAAGCAGGTCATCGAAATGCTGGAGGACTTTGACGCAA tctctcCTGCAGGTGAAGTCATCCTCAGATATCACTGTGCTTTCTTGAGGCACATCCCGGTGACCTCCGTTCAGACCCTCGCATTGTCCGCGCTCGTTTTGCCCAAATATAGAGTCGGATCCACGGGCTCAGCG GTCCCCGAGGCTAACGGCTGCTGGAAAGCGATGATAAGATTGGCCCTCTGCTTGCCTATATTATCTCGCTTGATTCTGTACATGTTTGTGTTGCCTGAGAAGACTGGCTTTCGACACACCGTCTTGATAGAAGACCTGCCCTCTTCTT TCCTGTTCTGTGACGTGGCGATCGACGAAGCGTACCTGGAGGTGGCCCGCTTTGAAATGTTCTTAACTCTGCTTATTTGCCTGACTTACTCGGCTCTCCACCTGCCTCGTTATCTCGAACGGGTCTTTCCTCAGCTCACTCAGCAACTGCATCAGAATG CGAGTAGCGAGAAAGGGACAAGCACCGAGCATCGCAAAACAACAGACGTGGTGGGATCCCTCGCCCTGTATTGGACGGTAGTTGCGACGCCCCTCCTCTTGATACACGTCCAGGTGTCGGGTCACGAG GAATGGACATCCTGCCTTACCCTTCCATCccacttcctgctcctcttcgccACGTCCCTCCTCCTCAACGGCAGTGACCTGATATACGCAGAGGTCATGGAGGCCAAAggtcaagaagaggaagaggaggacgacgccAAGCCCCTTTGGCTCCTggacgagaaaggagaggaggaagtgggaagagagaaaggagaaaaggagaaggagggaacgagagatgtGTATCCCCTTTGGTTTCATGAACAGGAAATCGAGAAAtga
- the LOC113823269 gene encoding uncharacterized protein isoform X1: MSMNRMMKISLMLIVCVLVVTTLSAFVQRFGSSELPPWVFQAQMTALFFSLAFVAFSSACSLGSDLSKITSSAFERRNDVIMVDLLTNKIAVSFFYSACWVPILLYLASKQVIEMLEDFDAISPAGEVILRYHCAFLRHIPVTSVQTLALSALVLPKYRVGSTGSAVPEANGCWKAMIRLALCLPILSRLILYMFVLPEKTGFRHTVLIEDLPSSFLFCDVAIDEAYLEVARFEMFLTLLICLTYSALHLPRYLERVFPQLTQQLHQNGNSEKGTSTEHRKTTDVVGSLALYWTVVATPLLLIHVQVSGHEEWTSCLTLPSHFLLLFATSLLLNGSDLIYAEVMEAKGQEEEEEDDAKPLWLLDEKGEEEVGREKGEKEKEGTRDVYPLWFHEQEIEK; the protein is encoded by the exons atgtCAA TGAACAGGATGATGAAGATCTCCCTGATGTtgatcgtgtgtgtgttggttgtcaCGACGTTATCAGCTTTTGTACAGCGATTTGGTTCATCGG AACTGCCACCATGGGTCTTCCAAGCGCAGATGAcagctctcttcttctccctcgctttcgTCGCCTTCTCCAGCGCCTGCTCCTTGGGGTCGGATCTGAGCAAGATCACCTCGTCTGCCT TCGAGAGGAGGAATGACGTCATCATGGTCGACCTGCTAACTAATAAAATAGCGGTGAGCTTTTTTTACTCTGCTTGCTGGGTTCCCATTCTGCTGTATCTCGCTAGCAAGCAGGTCATCGAAATGCTGGAGGACTTTGACGCAA tctctcCTGCAGGTGAAGTCATCCTCAGATATCACTGTGCTTTCTTGAGGCACATCCCGGTGACCTCCGTTCAGACCCTCGCATTGTCCGCGCTCGTTTTGCCCAAATATAGAGTCGGATCCACGGGCTCAGCG GTCCCCGAGGCTAACGGCTGCTGGAAAGCGATGATAAGATTGGCCCTCTGCTTGCCTATATTATCTCGCTTGATTCTGTACATGTTTGTGTTGCCTGAGAAGACTGGCTTTCGACACACCGTCTTGATAGAAGACCTGCCCTCTTCTT TCCTGTTCTGTGACGTGGCGATCGACGAAGCGTACCTGGAGGTGGCCCGCTTTGAAATGTTCTTAACTCTGCTTATTTGCCTGACTTACTCGGCTCTCCACCTGCCTCGTTATCTCGAACGGGTCTTTCCTCAGCTCACTCAGCAACTGCATCAGAATGGCAA TAGCGAGAAAGGGACAAGCACCGAGCATCGCAAAACAACAGACGTGGTGGGATCCCTCGCCCTGTATTGGACGGTAGTTGCGACGCCCCTCCTCTTGATACACGTCCAGGTGTCGGGTCACGAG GAATGGACATCCTGCCTTACCCTTCCATCccacttcctgctcctcttcgccACGTCCCTCCTCCTCAACGGCAGTGACCTGATATACGCAGAGGTCATGGAGGCCAAAggtcaagaagaggaagaggaggacgacgccAAGCCCCTTTGGCTCCTggacgagaaaggagaggaggaagtgggaagagagaaaggagaaaaggagaaggagggaacgagagatgtGTATCCCCTTTGGTTTCATGAACAGGAAATCGAGAAAtga